The Methanobacteriales archaeon HGW-Methanobacteriales-1 genome has a segment encoding these proteins:
- a CDS encoding dihydroorotase — MIDLCIKNCRISAETDLCSINIEQGKIIDITKIPLKAEKTIDAEGNLVLPGLIDVHVHFRDPGLTYKEDFKSGSEAAANGGFTTVLDMPNTVPPTNTAKAFQGKLEIASKKSIVDFGLHAGISDLKEIEKIAALNPASFKIFMDTNDGGFLNESFKTISELYKIEKRDINIQNNSNLTKPVITLHAENKDIVNQCAEQLKSKEQNNPSDYALARPSVAEEVAVAQAIALAHHYQTKTHFCHVSTYKSLEMINNSKLFLNNISSEITPQHLFLDSSSFKKFGNLTKTNPPLRKYSEKISWKNLDQIDLIGTDHAPHSIEEKKKGVWDSSPGIPNLEVVLKLLLTRYHAQKISLDSIKRLLCENPAKIFNLKNKGFIKMGMDADLVIIDLKREGIINSEEFYSKAHYTPFEGMKYHGAPIITICRGKLVMENNDMYQNQGIHVYP; from the coding sequence ATGATAGATCTATGTATCAAAAACTGTAGGATTTCAGCAGAAACAGATTTATGTTCCATAAATATAGAACAAGGCAAAATAATAGATATTACAAAAATTCCATTAAAAGCCGAAAAAACTATTGATGCTGAAGGAAATCTTGTTTTACCAGGATTAATTGATGTTCATGTTCATTTTAGAGATCCCGGACTAACTTATAAAGAAGACTTTAAAAGTGGAAGTGAAGCCGCAGCTAATGGAGGGTTTACTACTGTTCTGGATATGCCCAATACAGTTCCACCCACCAATACTGCTAAAGCTTTCCAAGGAAAACTTGAAATCGCTTCCAAAAAGAGTATTGTTGATTTTGGGCTGCATGCGGGAATATCCGATTTAAAAGAGATAGAAAAAATTGCTGCTTTGAACCCTGCTTCCTTTAAAATATTCATGGATACTAATGATGGTGGTTTTCTCAATGAATCATTTAAAACTATCTCTGAACTTTACAAAATAGAAAAAAGAGATATTAATATTCAAAATAATTCAAACTTAACAAAACCTGTGATTACATTACATGCTGAAAATAAAGACATCGTAAATCAATGTGCAGAACAATTAAAATCAAAAGAACAAAATAATCCTTCTGATTACGCTCTGGCCAGACCATCAGTGGCTGAAGAAGTTGCTGTGGCTCAAGCAATAGCATTGGCCCACCATTATCAAACAAAGACCCATTTCTGCCATGTGAGCACTTATAAATCTCTAGAGATGATAAACAACTCAAAATTATTCTTAAATAATATTTCATCCGAAATCACTCCCCAGCACTTGTTTTTAGATTCATCATCATTTAAAAAATTTGGCAATTTAACCAAAACCAATCCTCCACTTAGAAAATATTCTGAAAAAATCTCTTGGAAAAATTTGGACCAAATAGATTTAATTGGCACTGATCACGCCCCCCATTCCATAGAAGAAAAGAAAAAAGGGGTTTGGGATTCATCACCGGGAATTCCCAACTTAGAAGTTGTTCTTAAATTACTTCTAACAAGATACCATGCCCAAAAAATTAGTTTAGATTCTATAAAACGACTTTTATGTGAAAATCCAGCTAAAATATTTAATTTGAAAAATAAAGGATTTATTAAAATGGGTATGGATGCAGATCTAGTAATTATAGATCTCAAAAGAGAGGGAATTATAAATTCAGAAGAATTTTATAGTAAAGCACATTACACTCCTTTTGAAGGTATGAAATACCATGGAGCCCCCATAATAACCATTTGTAGAGGTAAGTTAGTCATGGAAAATAATGATATGTACCAAAACCAAGGAATTCATGTCTACCCTTAA